AAGATTGGGGAAAAAATAATTAGTGAGAGAATAAGGCAGAAAAAGAGAAATGAATCCAAGTACTGCACATGAATAGCCTCTCACCTCCAAATCTTTCCTTTGGTACCACTTGCTTTTCAGCATAAATTCTTGATCTAACAAATCATTTTTTGGATTGTATTCAGCTCTGTAGTAAAAAAAGTAGATAAATTAACTGAATTTATTGTCATAGCTACAAGATCCAAAAAATGGATTGAGAAAACATGTCAAAAAATTTCTCCAatgtttatcatgtttttatttaaaaagaaacaaagacATTAATTTCTTAGCCATAAAAAAAGTTGACTATTTTTCATAGTGCATGTGGAGGAGTCTTGTGCATATCACACACACTTGATTTGTCTAGGTGCATCTTCATGACTTAGATTGTTTCATAAACTTGTTCAATCAAATTTAAATAACCAGTAAGCCGGATAGATCATAGTTACGACATCATGCATTTTTCTCCACCAGCTGTCTATTCTATTTTTAGTTCAATGGTCGATAAGCTTAATAAACAAACTATTATGAGCATGCCAAATGAGGTATTTCAAGATTAATTGATGAATGACTTCCAACCCATTAAGCATTGGCATGCCAATTACATCACTGTGCCGAAAATCGTATCATGTGATTGAAGATTTTGAACTTTATGACAACTCCTGTTAACACTTCCTTTCCTTCGGAAACATTTCCCTGAACAAACATACTAATTGACGGCATAGCTTGCAGTAAGATCCATCAAACATATGCCATCAAACATAAGTAATGATTGAACATTTGAACTCTAGTTTGCAAAACATACCAATTGATGGCATAGCTTGCAAAAAACACGTCATTCATTTAAAAAAACAGTCGAGACTTAAAATTTCAAACACTAAATAAAGAGAGACAGAAAAACGTTTAGTATTATAGAAATTGAAGATATAAATTCAGCACGTAAAATTCATCAAATGTGAATATTAAAGCGCCAAATCTAAACAATATCAAGACAAAGTAAATCAAACCAATCACaacatattaatattaataaaaccaatcatatacaaatAAAAAGTCGTTAAAATTTCATCCAAAGCCAACAACGTATAACATATTCTCAAAACCAACCTCGGACGTTTTcggaaaaaaagaaaaacttgACCAACAGATAAATAAATGCAGTGCAAATAAACCTAGACACAGAGTTTTAAACATAAGACGAAAGTAGTAAAGACTTGATTTTTCTCACCTGGGTGGTCTTATAATGAAGTTTATAAGCTGTTCCATGGGAAAGATCCAAGCAATCAAGATCTCCCCTTTTTTCCTTCTATTCAATATAGAAACTGGTCTCTTTTCCCCCAAAATACTCAAAAAGTTCCGCAGGTAAACAATTGATTTGCTTCGACCAAACAGAAGCACAAAATCAGAAGTTGCAGTTTATGATTCGAAGTataaattcaaagaaaaagAGCGTGAAGGTTGAAAAGAAGCAGCACTAGGAAAGGGTCTTTGAATCTTTGATAGGAAAAGAGAACGAATCAAATTGGAGACCGGCCCTTGTGATTTATTACTACCGTGAATCTGGGATTTCGTTTCTTGCAAACAAAATTTACTTttatatacataaaaaaaaaaaaaaaaattgtatacaTATGTTTTAAATCTGTAATGGCCTGAGTCATTGAATTTGCATTATATTAACTTAATGATCTATTGATTTGTTTCCTTATTTGATTGAAATAGTTTGTTTATGTATTAAAAAATGAATTCGAATATGAGTAGCCAACCAAATAGTTAAGCATGGAAAAACAACGACTCTATCGCAAATGATTATCTAGTTATGGAGTCACactttttccaaaaaaattcaaattatcaTTATTGAAATGTAGCAGTTGTTGgtcaatatatttaaatttgtaGGTAcaaaattagaaaaaaattaaatatccttaatcttttattttaaataacacAATCGCCTCTTCTGTCCATGTTTGTCATATTGGAGGGTCCGTCTCTTCGTGTTCCGAATTCCGATAGAAAATGTTATTAGGTTCGCCTTCTATCTAAACACAACATTTAAGCACCCGACCCTTGAAATAGTAAGTTTTTATTTGTGTCATCCAAAAGTTTAGGCAAGGATCATTAAAGGGTCTCTCGTTAAATATACAATACCCCGTACGAGATAAAGTAGGTCTCTCGTGAGACGTTCTCACAAAtatttaatctgtgagacggttcaaccttaccgatattcacaataaaaaataatattttttcatggatgacccaaataagagattcgtctcacaaaatatgacctgtgagaccgtcttatgcAAATTTTTGCCCACAAGAGGAGTGGCGAGAAAAATTCTCAAAAAAAAGTACAAGACACTTGATAATTAATTTTCAAAGAAATATGGCaaaattctgaatttttttgaaaaaaaaaagtaatccGTTTCTTTGTCTGaataaaaatcaaaacaaaataaagCCAGAAACTCGTGCATTTACCAAACAGAAGGTCATACTCTAAGTATTTCATGGTCCTTGATTCTCAAATTTTGTTGTTCATTTTTCTCTCGACAATTTGTGATGATTTTTTGTTATGTACGTAGGGTGATCGTGACACTTAATTCCTCAATCAGGAATTTTGATTGGCCAACAGGTAACAACTAACTAAATTAACTGCCATGTAAGATTACCAAATTACCCTTGAAGCAAGCAATAGAATCTGGATTATGGCCATTTTTTTCACATTCATGCATACTTGTGATCTTCAATGGCCGGTAAGAAGAAGTACAAGGATGATAAAGTAAGTAATATACATACATTTTCGTATATAAACTATGTCAAACATAGACAATTGTATTTCTCAAATGAAATATATATCGCTTTCTTTTGCGTATAAGAGGAAAAGAATCGTTGTTAATTTGAGGAAAATTCTTTGGTCCATTGTTATAATTTGCAGATATGTAATATCATATTCTTGCATGCATGAAGAATACCGAAaaaattggtttttttttttattgaagaaATAACTAATTCGTCCAATTCAAATTTACAGGTGGTGATGGCAGAATTCAGAGTATCCATGTATTGCAATGCATGCGAAAGAAGTGTTGCCAAAGCCGTTTCCAAAATGAAAGGTTATCTAATCACCACAGTTTTTGTTTCTTGCAAGCGTGTAATACATCTTATCAGTGCTTCAATCTGCATTTGCTATGCTAACATCACTATAATGGGAAATGGATGTGTCGAAAGTAGGACTATTGACATTCTACAAAATGGTGGAAAATTATCATTTTCTCGGATGATAGGGAGAGAACATGTTTTGGAGAGTCGAGGACGTAAATTTTGTGGGAACGATTAGATCACCCCCTGATGGATCGTAGTTAGTGTTCAAGGAATAACAAGTGAAAATTGCATAATGTACAAGATAACAAATACAAAGGATGTATTAATGTGTTGCTGTGTTTTTATCCTCATATTATCCTTCTTTCTGTAAAATGATCAGGAGTTGAAAAGTTTGTGACGGACACGAAGAATCACAGAGTGGTGATCACTGGTAGAATTAACCCTCAGAAAGTAATGAAGAAGTTGAAGCGAAAGACGGGAAAAAGGGTGGAGCTTGTGGATGAAGAAGATCATGACAAGAGTGAAGGGAACAAAGGGGACTTGGGGGAACAAGTAATGGAATCTTGGATAGTTGATTGTGACGATAGTGAACTTCACATGATGTTTAATGATGAGAATGCCAATGCTTGTTCAATAATGTAGACTACATTATTGCACGTACGAATCAAAGCTGCTTTccttgaaaatactaaagaaaaCGACCGTGAAAAAAACACAGCAAAACGAATGGCAGCAGGTGTGATCCTCATTTCAAGCCTTATCATCTAAAAATGTAGAGATTGTTTCATATTTAGATAGAATATAATATATCCACCCTCGCCATGTTCGTCCTGCATAAATCAGTTCAGCACGCACAAAAATGGGGTTTGGAGTGGAATCATCTTCATTTAAGCTGTCTGATTCTCATATGAAAGAGGTAACTACAATTAGACCCAAGATCAAGCACTGAGATGAGTTTAGATACGataaaagaagaaaataaacataaatctaTTTAATTACATTGCACAAACCAGGTAAAATTAGCCACAATAGCAGTTGCAAGGAATAGAATTCAGAACTCAAGTTGTCTGACATAAAATCATAGGTGAAAGATACGCTCTAACCTAGTCTTGAGATGTTTTCTAGTTCTGCCAACAGAGATTCCTCCTCCCCTCCTGCATGAATTCAAATGCAAGTTTGTATCTTCCGAAGATGCTGCTCCTGCCTCGATATAGTTTCGTGCTTCTTCTCTTAAACTCCAGATCATCAAGGGCTTAAAATCTTGCGCTCCACCTCCTGAATCAATGTCTCGTAGTATGCCATACTTGGCATTTTTACTCCACCGgtgcaagatatatataacgAAATGGAAGCTCCCTTGTATTCATTATTTGAAACACCTTTAACGAATGCCTGCATAATTAGAACCATGAAAAGTTCTAATTATGTTTATCTTTATTCAAATCAAATAGCTCCACCAATATATATGAAACAAACGAGATCATGGCACAGATGAATGCAGAACATACCCAAAAAAGGTCACCAATAACAGCTCATTGAAGCACAAAAATAGCCAAAAAACAGAAAGTTAAtacagaaaatgaaaaaattaatgaaaaatttgGATCAACATTATATCTTGGTCAacaaattcaataaaatttgtAGAACCAGATATCTATATAGACTGGGGACATATTTTAGCATATTTTAACCTTACCATTGCAAATAGAAACTGAAATAACATGTCGAAGTGAGAAAACTGAGTAGACTTGCATTTGAAAGTAACTTTTTGATGGTCATTATTCATACCAGTACAAAGTTTTGTTCGTGAAAATCATTCTACGAGCCCATTGTCTAGAGCATATATAGTCAACACGCTTCACCAGAACTTGTTTATGTTTGATGAAACTACTTGAAGTGATTGCAAATAtcttcttatttcttatggtaaTGTTAGTTCCATTGCGTACTCGACACTCTAGTGTAAAAGTTTACATCTCTTCACTCTTCCCAGGCAACACTGGTCATTGTGAGAAGAACTGAAAAACAAAAGCCGAAACAGGTGCTAACAGGATATAGCTTATAACCAAATAAACTATTCAAACCAGCTGCTTCGACTGCGTAAGCAGAATACAAtggaaaatcacaattttcagtTCCAAGTCAAAAAAACAGAAAACAAAATATCCAATTTCTAGATCACCACTAACCAGGGGCGGAGCCAGGATTCTTAAATATCTAAGGCTGGCTCCATCATGTGGTAAACAGTAATAGATTTAGTTAAAATTGAACCGAATATTCTAAATCGAATTAACTGAACTTTTTTCTAACAAATCGAACCGACCGAACTTTATTACGAAAACCTAACAAACCAAATCGAAAAAATCGATTTTTTCAATCAGTAACACAATCAACcgaaattttagattttttttttaaataatcgtgttttaaataaaaaattgcaaTATAAAAATtggattaaataaatttaatttttatttattaaaaatatttttaaattattagaaattataatatttatataattgtaaactttattcgatcgctctacttagtagggacaattattgcacctcaACACCGAaccaaattttgaaattaattcaTTTCGATATATTATTTTGGTtgaaattgatattttattcaCTCATAGACTGTAATTGATGTTTTACTGTTATTTTTTGATATATGTTCTTTtggtttaaaaataacttgacaGTGTTATTTTCTTCCTTCTCTGAGTTACTTAACTAGAAAAATTCAATATTCTC
This region of Primulina eburnea isolate SZY01 chromosome 14, ASM2296580v1, whole genome shotgun sequence genomic DNA includes:
- the LOC140811657 gene encoding heavy metal-associated isoprenylated plant protein 19-like isoform X2; this encodes MHTCDLQWPVVMAEFRVSMYCNACERSVAKAVSKMKGVEKFVTDTKNHRVVITGRINPQKVMKKLKRKTGKRVELVDEEDHDKSEGNKGDLGEQVMESWIVDCDDSELHMMFNDENANACSIM
- the LOC140811657 gene encoding heavy metal-associated isoprenylated plant protein 19-like isoform X1; translation: MAGKKKYKDDKVVMAEFRVSMYCNACERSVAKAVSKMKGVEKFVTDTKNHRVVITGRINPQKVMKKLKRKTGKRVELVDEEDHDKSEGNKGDLGEQVMESWIVDCDDSELHMMFNDENANACSIM